The Spirosoma sp. SC4-14 DNA window CGAAGAACTAGACGCCATGCGTCGGAGGCTCGAAGCAGCCAATGCACCAGCGGCTCAATACAATGCCATTACCCGGATGCAGATGCACAATTCGCTGACCATGAAACCTGAAGAGGTTCGGGCGCGCATCGACGCAGGTGATCCATATGTGGTGCGGCTGAAAACACCCCGCAAAGAAGAGGTTCGGCTCAACGATCTGATTCGGGGTTGGGTAAACGTACATTCGTCGGCCATCGACGATAAAGTACTACTGAAATCCGACGGGTTGCCAACCTATCACCTGGCCAATATTGTAGACGATCACCTGATGGGGATCACACACGTAATTCGGGGCGAAGAGTGGCTGCCGTCGGCTCCATTGCATGTGTTGCTATACCGTTATCTGGGCTGGGAAGATACCATGCCTCAGTTTGCGCACCTGCCGCTGTTGCTGAAACCTGAAGGGAATGGAAAACTCAGTAAGCGTGATGCCGACCTGGGTGGTTTCCCGATTTTTCCGTTGCAATGGACCGATCCGTTTACCGGACAGGTTGCCCGTGGTTTCCGTGAAGACGGTTACCTGCCCGAAGCTACCATTAACTTCCTGGCGTTGCTGGGCTGGAATCCGGGCACCGAGCAGGAGTTGTTCACGATGGACGAGCTGATTGCCAGCTTCGATATTGCACAGGTACACAAGGCTGGTGCCCGGTTCGATATTCAGAAAGCACAGTGGTTCAATCATCAGTATGTTCGGCAGCAGCCCGATTCAGCACTGGCGCCAACGGTTCGGCAGCAGGCCGAAGCCGCTGGATTTAGTTGTTCGCTGGAGAAAGCCGAAAAAATTGCCGCTTTGCTGAAAGGTCGGGTGAATTTTGCCCACGAGATTTTCACCGAAGCGGGCACCATCTTCAACGCGCCAACAACCTACGACGAAGCCATTGCCACGGCCAAGTGGAACAACGATGCGGTGAAAGCCGTAACGGCCTTCCGCGATGCGCTAACGTCATTTGAAGACGAGTTTCTGGCCGAAAATATCAAGCATACGCTGGCCGATACCATGCAGCAGGCGGGTATCAAACAGGGGAAAATTATGCAGGCCATGCGGCTGGCACTGACGGGGCTGGGCGCGGGTCCTGACCTGATGCTAACGATGGAAATCATCGGTAAAGACGAAACAATTCAGCGGCTTGAAAAGGCATTGGAAACGTTGAGAATAACTGGATGATATATGTTTGGAGTAGTGACTTGTAAACATCGGGCCAGCTACTCCTGCATCAAACATGTTGCTGGTTAGCGTTGTTAACTGCAACAGACTATCTGAATGAAACAAGGCTTTTTTATAGAAAGAAGCAGAACATGGATGATACCGATTAATTGGCCATTTTATCTGGGAAAATCCGTTCAATCGGTGTCATCCGTGTTCTACTTTTGTTCATAACCGGGAGAAATACTGTTTTATGAAAAAGCCCTGTTGGTCGATATACGGTGACGCAGAGGCTTTACCACAGAGTGCCCACAGATCATACAGTAGCGTTTCTCTGTGACCTTTGCGAATAACCTTTGTGCGCTCTGCGGTAAAAAAGAACGGATTGGATGTTTATTTCAGAAAGCTCAAGCGGCTCATTAGTAACTAATTATTTGCACTACAATTCTGATAAAAAAGAAGAATCGTTCTTAAGTACATACATCATACTACTGGAGCATGGCAAAAAAGAAAAACCCCGACGAAAACGATAAACCTCGCGTTCATAAAGAACTTGAAGGCTTCGATATCAAGATCAACTCGTTTGGCGAGATCACTACGAGTTTTGATATAGACCGGATCAATCAGTTTTTGAATAAGACGGTCGATGACAAAAAACTGCGCCACCGGACAGATCTGAATCTGAAAGGTGACCCCGAACCTGATGAAAAAGAGGAGGATTCGGACGATGAACACCTGTTTGACGATACGGATAACGATTTGCCCGACGACATTAATCAACGCTAACAGCCCGACCCGCAAAAACGCCCGGTCGGGCTTTTTTTGGGCCGTTTGTACGAATAAAGAGTCGACGAATGCCCATGTTTCTGTAGTTTTCGCCCATTAAACATGAATTACTGACCACTAACCACTCTCAGTATGTATTCTCACGAGATCGATTACAAAATCATTGGCGAAGACATCCAGATTGTTGAGATTGAGCTAGACCCTAACGAAACAGTTATTGCAGAAGCCGGTTCGATGCTGTTTATGGAAGATGGCATTGTGTTTGAAACCAAAATGGGCGATGGCTCCCAGCCCGATCAGGGATTTCTGGGGAAATTGCTACAGGCCGGTACGCGCGTTATCACGGGCGAATCGCTCTTTATGACCCACTTCACCAACCGGGGTGTTGGCAAGCGTAAGGTTGCATTTGCGGCACCCTATCCAGGAACAGTTATGCCCGTTAATCTGGCCAATGTGTATGGCAACACGCTCATTGTTCAGAAAGATGCTTTTTTATGTGCCGCACTCGGTACAAAACTTAGCATTCAGTTTAACCAGCGGCTGGGCTCGGGATTTTTTGGTGGCGAAGGCTTTATTCTGGAGAAAATTCAGGGCGATGGCATGGCCTTCATTCATGCGGGGGGAGTGGTTGTTGAGCGGACGCTGAACAACGAAACCCTGCGCGTCGATACGGGCTGCGTGGTTGGTTTTGAACCCAGCATCAGTTTCG harbors:
- the gltX gene encoding glutamate--tRNA ligase gives rise to the protein MNPGSDIRVRFAPSPTGPLHIGGVRTALYNYLFARKMGGKMLLRIEDTDQNRFVPGAEEYILESLRWVGIEIDEGQGVGGPHGPYRQSERKEIYQKEAQRLIDEGKAYYAFDTAEELDAMRRRLEAANAPAAQYNAITRMQMHNSLTMKPEEVRARIDAGDPYVVRLKTPRKEEVRLNDLIRGWVNVHSSAIDDKVLLKSDGLPTYHLANIVDDHLMGITHVIRGEEWLPSAPLHVLLYRYLGWEDTMPQFAHLPLLLKPEGNGKLSKRDADLGGFPIFPLQWTDPFTGQVARGFREDGYLPEATINFLALLGWNPGTEQELFTMDELIASFDIAQVHKAGARFDIQKAQWFNHQYVRQQPDSALAPTVRQQAEAAGFSCSLEKAEKIAALLKGRVNFAHEIFTEAGTIFNAPTTYDEAIATAKWNNDAVKAVTAFRDALTSFEDEFLAENIKHTLADTMQQAGIKQGKIMQAMRLALTGLGAGPDLMLTMEIIGKDETIQRLEKALETLRITG
- a CDS encoding TIGR00266 family protein, with translation MYSHEIDYKIIGEDIQIVEIELDPNETVIAEAGSMLFMEDGIVFETKMGDGSQPDQGFLGKLLQAGTRVITGESLFMTHFTNRGVGKRKVAFAAPYPGTVMPVNLANVYGNTLIVQKDAFLCAALGTKLSIQFNQRLGSGFFGGEGFILEKIQGDGMAFIHAGGVVVERTLNNETLRVDTGCVVGFEPSISFDIQRSGGLKSMIFGGEGIFLATLRGTGKVWIQSMPISKLVQRLAPNGGQAHKEGGSVLGHLGNLFED